The DNA window AGCCGGAACAAAGACGCATCATCGATGTTCCCGCCTCTTACCAGACCGTCGCGCGCCGCGTGCTGGTCCGCGAAGGGTCTTCGGGCTGGCGGCGCGTGCATATTCCGAGGCACTGTCAGGATTAGGCCCGGAAAGCACTCAGGCCACTTCCGCCCGCAGCCATGCCTTCAGGCCGGCGATGTCACCGTCGCCAACGGCGGCGGCAACGCGCCGGCCGACCGCGCGTTCAGTAGCCGGTCGGCTGGCTCAACGCATTGGGTTGCGGGCGCCAACATACGGTCTGGAACCCGGCTGGCAAGCCGCGCTATTGGTCTGGCATGAGCAAATCGACGCCACCCACCTTGGCCTTTGATCCAGCCACTCGCCACCTGCGGCTGGACCCGCACGACACAGATTTTTTCAAAACCCTTATGAGGCCTATGCCTTTCTGCACGGGGCATCGAACGCATTCTTCTGGGAAGAATTCGGCTCCTGGTGCTTTGGTGGCTTTGACGACGTCAACCGGCTGCTGCGCGACCGCCGCTTCGGCCGCCAGAACCCGGCCGGCATTCCCGACAGCCGCGGCATCGGCGAGGATCGCAGCCATCTCAGGGCCTTCGACGGCATCGAAGCCAATTCGATGCTGGAGCTCGAGCCGCCGGTGCACACGCGGCTCCGAACACTGGTCAATCGTGCCTTCGTATCGCGTCAGGTCGAAAGGCTGCGGCCGCGTGTCGAGGCGCTGGCCAACGAACTGATCGATCGGTTCGAACCGGGCAAGGAAGTCGACCTGCTGCCGGCCTTCGCGGCGCCGCTGCCGATCACCATCATTGCCGAAATGCTCGGCGTGCCGGTGGAAATGGGGCCGCAACTGCTCGACTGGTCGCACCAGATGGTCGCCATGTACATCCACGGCCGCACCCGCGAAACCGAGGAAACGGCCAACCGCGCCGCGGGCGAGTTCTCCGACTTCCTGCGCTTCCATGTCACCGAGCGGCGCAAGAACCCCGGCGACGACCTGCTTTCGCTGCTGATCTCGGCGCAGGAGGACGGCCAGAGGCTGTCGGAGGACGAGATGGTGTCCTCGGCGATCCTGCTGCTCAATGCCGGTCATGAAGCGACAGTGCACCAGACCGGCAATGCCGTGCGCTCGATCCTGGCGCAAGGCGGCGATGTCGGCCGCTTCTTCGGCTCACCCGAAGCGACCGCGGCAACGGTCGAGGAATGCCTGCGCTTCGACGCGCCGCTGCATATGTTCACGCGCTACGCCTATCAGGAGATCGAAGTGGCGCCCGGCATCGTCGTGCAGCCGGGGGAAACGATCGGGCTGCTGCTCGGCATGGCCAATCATGACCCGCGCGCCTTCGCCGACCCCCTCGCCTTCCGGCCCGGCCGTGCGGACCAGAAGAACGTGTCCTTCGGCGCCGGCATCCATTTCTGCATCGGTGCACCGCTCGCCCGGCTCGAATTGCAGGTGTCGCTGAAAACGCTGTTCGAACGGCACCCAAGGCTGCATCTTGCCGAAAGGCCGAGCTTCCGCGACACTTATCACTTCCATGGGCTGGAAACGCTCGCCGTCGGCTTCTGACGATCGCGGGCCTGGGGCTGCGAGATGAGACTGTTTTCGATACGGGCGATAGTGTTCGCCCTGGCGCTGGCGTGCGCATTCCCTGAGATCGCGGCCGCGCAGCAGCAGCCGGAAAACATCCCGTGGGAAAACAGCACGGCCATCGCCCAGAAAATGGCGACGGTCCTGCTGGAGCGGCAGACCGGGTCGAAAGGCCTACCGCTGACATCGTTTGCCATCGAGGTCGATCTCAACCTTGACGGTTTTCCGGAGATTTTCGCCTATCGCTATGCGCCCGGCTGTGATGGCGTCAACTGCGGCAACTTCCTGTTTGTCCTGGAAGGCGACAGCTATCAGGAGGTTCTCGGCGACATTCCGGGTGCTAGGCTGGTGCCGCAGGACAAGATCGGGCTCAGCGCCTTCAAGCGGAACGGTTTTCTCGACATCCAGTCCGACCAGATGACGATCGGTTGGGACGGCAAGCGCTATCTAGACGCCTCCAGCTTTCCAGCTTCGTCGCTCGACGGCGCGGCCTTCCTGGCCGCTTGCCAGAAAAGCAAATCCAACGAGCAACCGGCGGAAGGCGAAGCGGAACGCGTAAACACCGAATGCCAATGCCAGCTCAACCGGTTTCAGGTAACCAGCTTCAGTCAGGCCGATCTCGACATGTACACCGCGTCGCTGGCAGAAAACTTCGAATATCCGACGGGTGAGAAGTGGACCGCGTTGCTGGCCGTCCAGAACAACGCCAAGGATGTCGGCACCGGCTGCGATGTCGCCAGCGGCAAGAGCCAATGGCCGCCAGCCTATTTCAATCATGGCGACCAGCCGCAACAGAGGCTGAATTTCGTCGACTTTCTCGATGCCTGTCCGGCACAGACCTTTATCCTCTCCAACCACAAAATCGGCTCACCGGATCGTGCGCTCAGCCTGTGCGGCTGCCTTGCCCGCGAGATGCCGACGCAAGGCATCAGCCAGGAGGGGCTCGATCTCATGGCACAGTATTATCGCGACGAGATCTCCGACGCGGATATCGAGGCACAGGATGTCGACATCCTGGCCTTTCACGACAAGGCGTCGGAAGCCTGCCTCAGCCAGTTTCCAGCAAAATAGGACGGCGATGCTTTGCCTGACATGACCGAGTTGAAATTCGCCTTCCTGGAGGAGCCGCCATTCTGCTTCATCGGCACATCGGGCGAGGTTTCCGGCTGCGACGTCGAGCTTGCGCGCCGCCTCGGCGCCATGCTCGGATTGGCGAGTTTCGAGCCAATCGAAACCGAATTCGCTGAACTGCTGCCAGGCTTGGTCGAGGGCCGCTGGACCATGACGACCGGCCTGTTCGTCTCAGAAGAGCGCAGGCAGCTTGTCGACTTCACACGGCCGATCTGGGCATTGCAGGACGGGTTGCTGGTCGCGAAAGACAATCCGCGCGGCTTTCGCGGCTACCAATCCATCGCCGAGGACCGGAGGGCGTTGATCGGCGTCATAACCGATCAGGTTCAGCATCTAACGGCGTTGCACAACGGAATCGCGCCTGAGCAGGTCAGGATGTTTGCTACCCAGGCGGATGCGGCACAGGCTGTCGCCGACGGCACGGTGCACGCCTATGCCAGCGTCGCGATGGCGCATCGAGGCTATCTGGCGCAGCGGCCCGATATCCCGCTTGGGCTTGTCGAGGTTCCCCGGGTTGAAAAGCAGCCGTCGGCCGGCGCCTTCGCGATCGCCAAGGGCAACAGCGCCCTGCTCCGGCGTATCGATTCCTGCCTTGAAGCGTTGCTGGGCAGCGACTGGCACCGGCCGATGATGGCGCGATACGGATTTTCGGACAGCGATATCGATCGCGTCGTCTGATCCGTTCAGAGCTTGATCACATATTCCTTGCGAGTCGTTTCAAGCACTTCCCAGCTTCCCTTGAAGCCGGGCCTCAGCACAAAGCTGTCGCCGGCCTTGACGGTGCGCGCCTGCCCACCGTCCTCCGCGATCACCGAAACGCCGGACAGGATGTGGCAGAACTCCCACTCGTCATAGACGATGCGCCATTTGCCGGGTGTCGATTCCCAGATGCCGGCATAGAGGCCGCCGTCGCGCTCCTCGACATTCCAGGTGTGGAATTTCGGATCGCCCGAGATCAGCCGATCCGGCGCCGGCGCGCCAGATTCAGGCTCGACGCCGTCAGTCGCTATTGTCAGGTAGTGCGCGGACAAGGCTTGCCTCCATGAAAAGAGCCGGCTTCGCGCCGGCTCACCCCCACCCCGGCGCTGTGCGCCGACCCTCCCCACTTGGGATCCCTTGGGGGAGGGTAAAAAGATCAGACTTTGGCGAGTGCCTGTTCGAGGTCGGCGACGATGTCGTTGACATCCTCGATGCCGATCGACAGCCGCACCGTGTCCGGTCCCGCGCCGGCCTTGACCTTCTGCTCGTCGGAAAGCTGGCGGTGCGTGGTCGAGGCCGGGTGGATGACCAGCGACTTGGTGTCGCCGACATTGGCGAGGTGCGAGAACAGTTCGAGCGCCTCGACGAATTTCACGCCGGCGTCATAGCCGCCCTTGAGAGCGAAGGTGAACACGGCGCCGGCGCCAAGTGGTGAGTACTTCTTCTGCAGCGCATTGTTCTTGTCGCTGGGCAGGCCCGGGTAATTCACCGACGCGACCTTGGGATGATTGGACAGCCAGGCGGCAACCGTGACCGCGTTGTCGCAGTGGCGCTGCATGCGCAGCGGCAAGGTTTCCAGGCCGGTCAGGATGAGGAAGGCGTTGAACGGCGAGATCGCCGGGCCGAGATCGCGCAGGCCGAGCACGCGCGCGGCAATGGCGAAAGCGAAATTGCCGAAGGTTTCGTGCAGGACGAGGCCGCCATATTCGGGGCGCGGTTCCGACAGCATCGGATACTTGCCCGATTTCGACCAGTCGAAGGTGCCGCCATCGACGATGGCGCCGCCGATCGAATTGCCATGGCCGCCAATGAACTTGGTCAGCGAATGCACGACGATGTCGGCGCCATGCTCGATCGGCCGGATCAGGTAGGGCGAGGCCAGCGTGTTGTCGACGATCAGCGGCAGGCCATGCCTGCGCGCGATGTCGCCGATCTTCTCGATGTCGACGAAGGTCCCGCCCGGATTGGCGAGGCTCTCGATGAAGATCGCCTTGGTCCTGTCGTCGATTTGGCTTTCGAAAGTCGAGATGTCATTGGTGTCGGCCCAGCGCACCTCCCAGCCATAATTCTTGAAGGCGTGGCCGAACTGGTTGATCGAACCGCCATAGAGCTTGTTGGCGGCGACGAAATTGTCACCCGGCTGCATCAGATTGTGGAACACGATCACCTGCGCGGCATGGCCGGATGCGACCGCAAGGGCAGCCGTGCCGCCTTCAAGGGCCGCCATGCGCTCTTCCAGCACCGCCTGCGTCGGGTTCATGATGCGGGTGTAGATGTTGCCGAAGGCCTTCAGCCCGAACAGCGAGGCGGCATGGTCGGCATCGTCAAAGACGAAGGAGGTCGTCTGGTAGATCGGCGTGGCGCGTGCGCCGGTCGCCGGATCTGGTTTGGCGCCGGCATGGACGGCGAGCGTATTGAAACCTGGCGTGCGGGTCACTGAAAACCTCCCTGAAAAACCTTCTGAAATTCGCCGGGCATTCTTGGCGAAGCCCGGCCTCGAATGCAAAGAAGAAAATACCCTTCCGTGCAGGACCTTTTATGAAGCGGCAGGAAAATACCGCGTTTGCCGGAATAATTTTGCGCTTTCGCCCCTCGCCTATTTCTGGCGAACGCCGAAACTCTGGAATCCGGCGCGCATCAGCGGCTTCTTCGACGACAGCACGCCGGAGTTGACGCCGGTCCAGCCGATCTCGCCGGACAGCTTGCCATATTCAATCTTGGGGCAGCGGTTCATCACCACCTTGATGCCGGCGGCCTCGGCGCGCGCGGCTGCCTCGTCATGGCGCACGCCGAGCTGCATCCAGATGACTTTCGGCAAGGGATCGAGCCGCAACGCCTCGTCGACGATGCCAGGCACAGCCGCTGGCGCGCGAAAAATATCAACCATGTCGATCGGCTCTGGAATATCGGCGAGCCTGGAATAGGTCATCCGGCCGAGGATTTCCTTGCCGGCCTGGCCAGGGTTGATCGGGAATACCGAAAATCCCTTGGCCAGCAGATATTTCAGCACGAAATAGCTCGGTCGCACATCGTTGGCGGATGCGCCGACCATCGCGACGGTCTTCACCGAATTGAGGATGCCGGCGATGTAAGTGTTGTCGTAGCTATCGTGGTTCATGCGGCTTCCTGCGGTAGTGGTATCGGTAAAGTTCACGGCTGAACCCAAGTGAGGCGTAGAGGGCGCGAGCCGGCGTGTTGTCGGCCACCACCTGCAAGCATGCGGCGTGAGCCCCTGCCCGCCGCGCCCAGTCGATGAGGCCGCCGACGGTCTTGCGGCCCAGGCCTTGCTGCCTGAAACGGCTATCGGTTTCAACCGATTCCACCACAAGCAGGCCATTGCGCACGACACCATAGGCCAAGGCGGCAATTTCGCTGTCGCGTTCACACGACACGAATGCCCGCTCACCGACAATCAGCCCAGTCATCTGCCGAAAGATACGGCGATCGGCGTCGTCAAAGGCGCCCATGCGAAAGCGTGCCGCGAGCCAGTCCTCGTCCGGCACCTTCGACACGGTGACCTGCTCGTCGCGGACTTCAGCCAGGTCTCCGATCCCTGCATAGAGATGGATCGTTCCGCCTTCCGGCTGGTAGCCGCGATGGTCGAGTGCTGCTTCGAGCTCGCCAGCGATGTCGGGAACCCGAAACAAGGGCGTCTGGCCGTGGCCGATGTAGAAGGACTCGGCGACGTCGATGACAGCATCAGGCGCGCCGCGCTTGCCGCGCAGGGGATTGGCCGAATTGGTGCGGCGGATGCGTCCGCCCGATCGCCGCAGAAGCCAGCCATCCACAACCGTCTCGGT is part of the Mesorhizobium loti genome and encodes:
- a CDS encoding CoA-binding protein produces the protein MNHDSYDNTYIAGILNSVKTVAMVGASANDVRPSYFVLKYLLAKGFSVFPINPGQAGKEILGRMTYSRLADIPEPIDMVDIFRAPAAVPGIVDEALRLDPLPKVIWMQLGVRHDEAAARAEAAGIKVVMNRCPKIEYGKLSGEIGWTGVNSGVLSSKKPLMRAGFQSFGVRQK
- a CDS encoding O-acetylhomoserine aminocarboxypropyltransferase, which encodes MTRTPGFNTLAVHAGAKPDPATGARATPIYQTTSFVFDDADHAASLFGLKAFGNIYTRIMNPTQAVLEERMAALEGGTAALAVASGHAAQVIVFHNLMQPGDNFVAANKLYGGSINQFGHAFKNYGWEVRWADTNDISTFESQIDDRTKAIFIESLANPGGTFVDIEKIGDIARRHGLPLIVDNTLASPYLIRPIEHGADIVVHSLTKFIGGHGNSIGGAIVDGGTFDWSKSGKYPMLSEPRPEYGGLVLHETFGNFAFAIAARVLGLRDLGPAISPFNAFLILTGLETLPLRMQRHCDNAVTVAAWLSNHPKVASVNYPGLPSDKNNALQKKYSPLGAGAVFTFALKGGYDAGVKFVEALELFSHLANVGDTKSLVIHPASTTHRQLSDEQKVKAGAGPDTVRLSIGIEDVNDIVADLEQALAKV
- a CDS encoding GNAT family N-acetyltransferase yields the protein MSAGDDDLNWRIEQACREGWPAATETVVDGWLLRRSGGRIRRTNSANPLRGKRGAPDAVIDVAESFYIGHGQTPLFRVPDIAGELEAALDHRGYQPEGGTIHLYAGIGDLAEVRDEQVTVSKVPDEDWLAARFRMGAFDDADRRIFRQMTGLIVGERAFVSCERDSEIAALAYGVVRNGLLVVESVETDSRFRQQGLGRKTVGGLIDWARRAGAHAACLQVVADNTPARALYASLGFSRELYRYHYRRKPHEPR
- a CDS encoding cupin domain-containing protein, with amino-acid sequence MSAHYLTIATDGVEPESGAPAPDRLISGDPKFHTWNVEERDGGLYAGIWESTPGKWRIVYDEWEFCHILSGVSVIAEDGGQARTVKAGDSFVLRPGFKGSWEVLETTRKEYVIKL
- a CDS encoding transporter substrate-binding domain-containing protein, producing the protein MTELKFAFLEEPPFCFIGTSGEVSGCDVELARRLGAMLGLASFEPIETEFAELLPGLVEGRWTMTTGLFVSEERRQLVDFTRPIWALQDGLLVAKDNPRGFRGYQSIAEDRRALIGVITDQVQHLTALHNGIAPEQVRMFATQADAAQAVADGTVHAYASVAMAHRGYLAQRPDIPLGLVEVPRVEKQPSAGAFAIAKGNSALLRRIDSCLEALLGSDWHRPMMARYGFSDSDIDRVV